From Zea mays cultivar B73 chromosome 3, Zm-B73-REFERENCE-NAM-5.0, whole genome shotgun sequence:
ggaggctTTGTCATGTTGACCgaccggaggagaggagggagggaggTCATGGGGGAGGAGGACGGTCCCGCCGGCCAAAGCTGAAAGGTTCTCTGCTTCATTCCTTGATGAAGCTGAACCAAGGCAGGCCAAAGAAAGAAAGGGAACCTCCTTCAATGGCGGTCTGCTATATATATCCTGGTCTCTCCTCCCCAAATCCGTTTCCATCCTCGTCCGCACCCTCCTCCTCCACGCCACGATGAGCATGCTCCTCCAGCCGCAGCCGTACCAACAACAACAACCACCGTCGCCCTCCTCTCATTCCCATCCCGCCAGTATGGCCGCGGCCGCCGCCTACTGGCTCGCGGAGCACCCGGCCATCGTGGGGTTCCGGTGGAGCCCGACGCACCTGTGGTTCTCCACCTGGGCGTTCCTCCTGGGGTCGCTGGCCGCCTACGTGGCGCTCTGCCTGGCCCTGGACGTGGCGCTGGCCCTGGCCGCGCAGCGCCTGCGCCGGCGCCTTGCGGTTCCGCTGGGCCCCGTGCCCGCGGCGCACGCGCTGCTGATGGCCGGCGCGTCGTCCGCCATCTTCGCGGGGACGCTGCTGTCGGCGGTGGCGGAGATACGGGACACGCGGTGGTCGTGGCGGGGCCGCAGCCGCAGCACCCCGCTGCGGTGGCTCCTGTGCTTCCCGCCCGGGACGCGCTCCTCGGGCCGCGTCTTCTTCTGGTCCTACGCCTACTACCTGTCCCGCTACCTCCACGCGGCGCGGGGCGTGCTGGCGGTGCTGCGCAGGCGGCGGAGCGCCGCGCCGCGGGTGTTCGCGCACGCCGCCTCCGTGGCCATGGCGTTCCTGTGGCTCGAGTTCTCGCAGTCGTTCCAGGTGCTGGCCATCCTCGCGTCCACGCTCACGCACGCCGTCGCGCTCGGCTACAGGTTCTGGGTCGGCGCGGGGCTCCCCGCCAGGGGCGCCGCCCACGTCGCGCTCGCCTGCCAGCTGGGCCTCCTCGGCTGCAACCTCGCCTGCCACGTCGGCGTCGTGTGGATGCACTTCGGCGCCGTCGGCGGCGGGTGCAGCGGCATCGGCGCATGGGTCTTCAACACGCTGCTCAACGCCGCCCTGCTCTGGGTCTTCTTTCATTGCTACGGCAAGCGCGGCGTCGACGAAGGCAGCGGCGCCGCCAGCACAAAGGACCTATGAATTGGATTGGATGATCAGCTATTCGGCTGCTGCTGCTGTAATATTTTTGTAAATAGGCCTGGACCGCCCGGCGGACGGAAACAAGAACAAGGCGAAGGATCGATTCAATCCCTGCTGCTTCTTTAGTTACTGCTAGTCCGTCccgttctttcttgtgttcattcCACCATGATGATTCTAATAAATTAAcactgaagaagaagaagaagaagaaattggTGGGTAGGTTGCGTCGCGTACCGTCTGACGTTATGAGCTGAAGCTGAAATGGCACTTACTCAGAGCCAGGTTCTAAAACGCCAAAAATGGCGCTGTCACATTGCCTGCCTGCCTGATGTTGAGTAGTGACACGATGCTCTGATGATCATCAGATCAGCCATCCAAGGAGCCTGCCATGAAAACCTGCTGCTGTGTGCTTCTGGCCAGCAGCAGGATGACAGTCAGAGAGAGGTGCTACGCTACACATCGCTATTCCTGTGCTCGTCCTGCCACCTCCCAAGCCTGGCGACCGCGTGTCCCTTCGGCCTTCTCCCCATCGGTCTCTTCCTCCAAACTCAGATGGCAACAGATGGGGTGtaaggctatccgcaaccgttacccctaaatttttccccctatatcactttttccccctattttctcccctattttttcatctcccgcagcggttccccctaaatactccccctataccccactaccactataaaatatcattttctataccaactatcaatttttatctactaacaattactcgtggactcacaacacagtgtttagggtgatgaacagtgacacgctatatctgaggggagagagaaggggaccgacacgtagggggcgctgtagggggcaccgctgcggccatAGGGTGCCCCCTACGCGCCGCATGCAAGGGGAGGGAGATCGCTAGGGTGTACCGCTGCGCACAGCCTAACGAAAAATCACCCGCAAAGCAAACTCAATTCGTCTGCCTTTCGTTATTTGCCATCGAGACATCTCCTTCCCGGATGTTTGTTGCACTCAGCTGTCAGCACTCAGGAGAGGATGTTTGTTGCACTCAGCTGTCAGCACTCACGAGACTACGCCAACAGTTCAGACGCCTTCGGCTGTTGTCGCGCACATAGGAGTGCAGAAGGCCAAAGAGGACGGCTAGAGGCCCAATAGCCGGGTGATGGGCCTAGAACGGGTGCATTGGAATTGTATCTCGCTGAGCCCAGGAGTTTTCTATGTGTTTTTGCTGTATCTGAATTTGAAGATAACAAGGAAGAAAATACTTAGaaaatacttatctactactccctccgttcataaatatatgacactgTTGAATTTAAAAAAAAACTTTAACCACTCGTATTATTCAAAAATAATAatgagttatcatttattttgttgtgatttgttttatcacttaaaGTAGTCTGTGCTTGACTTAAATTTTACATTTTtaataaatattttaaataagacgagtggtcaaagttttcaAAAAAGTCAATGATatcatatatttgtgaacggaAGTAGTACCATCTTCTTCCCCAAGCTTCTCTTCTACGTGATCCCCCATCCCTCTGCACCTGATgctaactgtcacacccggttttggaagttaaaccgaatgcgaaccatgtacgtgctaggatcagaacccacgtacacagcgattacataaatgactcatcatagcacaatgcttcgaataacgataaagagtaagtaataatacgacagactagagtcatttacataatatgaatcaaagtacacagaatcgaaacgtagccaacgtaaattaacccaccacaggcagctgactgggggaggtcgctagcctaatcctcgaactcgtcgaagtcctggaactcctggagatccgcctcgacgccttcttctttacctgagcatagattgcaccaaggcaacctagtgttttgtgaaagcaagggtgagtacacatcaacgtactcaacaaatgtcccgtttggctaaggtggactagctttatgtggagttaagctcaagaagttgcttttagttggtcaggtatttattattagtggaagccatgttttatcatataaccaacccatgaaccatttcctcatcgaggaaacatcattatcatcatcgagccaaaaccataaatagagtcatagcatctcgaaccatctgtatctctaataaaagaggatcccaaggccgctcataaccgtgagcacgactgatatatcagtttcatttcatctgcagaggtcgcacactttacccacgagtcgtgattccctttctgcccggagagagttattctccattgaccactacccaggtggcctggcagggtaccactacgtagcctttacaaagattcccttggtgcatagctgctccttaggtttcgccagtcatacaaacgcaatacacctccccaaggtgggtgactaacaaaaccaaatcgaatgaacctctgcaccccccttggcagagtgAGCACCACGCCCCTGCCCCCATTGAcgaccctccggcaaagccaactatacccccaggttcatctaattaatcagctaagggtgtcccattccatccTCATGGCTGTacagttatcccgggtggtcactccacgaacaggtctttacggagaggtactcaggaaaatggcctgagtcccctagagTTTCACAATATCATTATcgtgataacatcatcgtatcataaataatcacatcatgttcattgattaaagtaaagcaatagcataaagttaaccatagtaacccaaaaggtaatcaaggacatggtaaatagaaagctagtcaatccttaggttgatcatggtatgcggggcagtgaattataaagtaaataggacataataggtcagaggacacttgccttcaccaaacagatgctcagggtcttcaatctcgtagaactcgaagaacttgatcacttggtcgccaacgcttgatcgtcgcttcctcgaagctcgaaaacGGATCGCAATCTAATCGCAACGCAAAGCGAAGGCAAacatgcacaagcaaacaaacatatatatgcataagaacattacaccattcaaagagaaacataataaaacatgcaataCAAAATAGAGCGCGCTACTATGGTCACGCGACGAACAGAAATGCGACAgtcggagctacggtcgagaagttatcgtgTCTACACTAAACGAGTATTAATCATAACATTTAGTTTGACCTGATTATATTTATCgatatttatttaaaatgaaactagagctatcacacaattttaattagctgaccacactaacaattcttagttaaataagCAATTTAAATAACATCAGCGACTCTAATCGGGACGATTTAGCGGAGCGAGACGAAATACACAACACGTGAAACAGCACGACCGCACGCGACCTAGCGCACGCACCACGCGCGGCACGCGCAGATAATGTGACG
This genomic window contains:
- the LOC100281858 gene encoding Elongation of fatty acids protein 3-like, whose product is MSMLLQPQPYQQQQPPSPSSHSHPASMAAAAAYWLAEHPAIVGFRWSPTHLWFSTWAFLLGSLAAYVALCLALDVALALAAQRLRRRLAVPLGPVPAAHALLMAGASSAIFAGTLLSAVAEIRDTRWSWRGRSRSTPLRWLLCFPPGTRSSGRVFFWSYAYYLSRYLHAARGVLAVLRRRRSAAPRVFAHAASVAMAFLWLEFSQSFQVLAILASTLTHAVALGYRFWVGAGLPARGAAHVALACQLGLLGCNLACHVGVVWMHFGAVGGGCSGIGAWVFNTLLNAALLWVFFHCYGKRGVDEGSGAASTKDL